In Hyphomicrobiales bacterium 4NK60-0047b, a single genomic region encodes these proteins:
- a CDS encoding porin family protein, whose amino-acid sequence MFNKQNAYLKSARQLAILMGGILITPILFMGSSNAIAADLFKKEDKLEYQSNLDRWHRPYVGVTLGLGAIGSEIDDARGDLENNQDSVSANAIFGYNFGVISFEGNGHWVLGVEGEIGNLSGKTSETSSNLGTVTLDANWIASARLRAGYAWEKLFLYGTAGIAISDIDLSYNGKTSNDDDLRAGLALGLGAEWAMTDQWTARLEGISYDFGEDTININGESRKRRLGAGTIRLGLTHNF is encoded by the coding sequence ATGTTTAACAAACAAAACGCTTATTTAAAGTCAGCTCGCCAGTTGGCAATTCTTATGGGCGGAATTCTCATAACTCCCATACTTTTTATGGGTTCATCAAATGCCATCGCAGCAGATTTGTTTAAAAAAGAGGACAAATTGGAATACCAATCTAATCTCGATCGGTGGCATAGGCCTTATGTAGGTGTCACTCTAGGACTAGGTGCCATTGGCTCAGAAATCGACGATGCGCGAGGAGACCTTGAAAACAACCAGGATTCGGTCAGTGCAAATGCTATTTTTGGCTATAATTTTGGTGTGATCTCTTTTGAGGGGAACGGTCATTGGGTATTGGGAGTTGAAGGTGAGATTGGCAATTTATCTGGCAAAACATCGGAAACATCTTCCAATTTAGGTACGGTCACACTTGATGCAAATTGGATCGCTTCGGCCCGCCTAAGAGCTGGTTATGCCTGGGAGAAATTATTTCTATATGGCACAGCCGGTATCGCTATTTCAGATATTGATTTGTCATATAACGGCAAAACCTCAAATGATGATGACTTAAGAGCAGGCCTGGCGCTAGGTTTAGGCGCTGAATGGGCCATGACAGATCAATGGACAGCCCGTTTAGAAGGGATCTCTTACGACTTTGGAGAAGATACAATCAACATCAACGGAGAAAGCCGGAAACGAAGGTTAGGGGCTGGGACAATTCGTTTAGGTCTAACGCATAATTTTTAA
- a CDS encoding helix-turn-helix transcriptional regulator: MPIIVTLDIMLAKRKMKSKDLAQKVGITEQNLSLLKSGKVKGVRFDTLEKICEELECQPGDLLIFEDDSQT, translated from the coding sequence ATGCCTATTATTGTGACCCTAGATATTATGCTTGCTAAGCGAAAGATGAAGTCGAAAGATCTTGCGCAGAAAGTTGGCATTACTGAGCAGAATTTATCCCTTCTTAAATCTGGTAAAGTAAAGGGTGTACGATTTGATACACTTGAGAAAATTTGCGAAGAACTTGAGTGCCAGCCCGGAGATTTGCTTATTTTTGAAGATGATAGTCAGACTTAA
- the lgt gene encoding prolipoprotein diacylglyceryl transferase, whose amino-acid sequence MNGVLPFPDIGEIALSIGPIDIRWYGMAYAVGLLLGWVYVRRLVVNNHLWGGSSGINANHIDDFLLWATLGVVLGGRIGYVLFYQPSFYYENPEQIFYLTKGGMAFHGAMLAGALVAYLFARSRNIGFLSLTDAVAASIPLGLIFGRIANFINGELWGRVTDVPWAMIFPGSDGQPRHPSQLYEAALEGVVLFIILRIATHYFHKLQQPGFITGLFLVGYGVARSLVEHFFRQPDLDHPISIYTPLTAGLLYSIPMVIIGIYLIYRSKTKKLAN is encoded by the coding sequence ATGAACGGCGTACTCCCCTTTCCTGATATTGGTGAAATTGCCCTAAGTATAGGCCCCATAGACATACGTTGGTATGGTATGGCATATGCTGTCGGCCTTCTGCTTGGTTGGGTTTATGTTCGGCGGCTTGTTGTGAATAATCATTTATGGGGAGGATCTTCAGGGATTAACGCCAACCATATTGATGATTTTCTCTTGTGGGCCACGCTTGGTGTTGTTTTAGGGGGGCGGATTGGTTATGTCCTTTTTTATCAACCTAGTTTTTATTATGAAAACCCAGAGCAAATTTTTTACCTGACAAAGGGTGGTATGGCATTTCATGGGGCTATGTTAGCGGGAGCTCTTGTCGCTTATCTTTTTGCACGCAGCAGAAATATTGGCTTTTTGTCCCTTACAGACGCTGTAGCGGCCTCTATTCCGTTAGGTCTGATATTTGGTCGCATCGCTAATTTTATAAACGGTGAATTGTGGGGACGAGTAACTGATGTGCCCTGGGCCATGATTTTCCCTGGTTCTGATGGTCAACCTCGTCACCCATCTCAACTTTATGAGGCAGCTTTAGAAGGCGTTGTTTTGTTTATCATTTTGAGGATTGCTACTCATTATTTCCATAAATTACAACAACCTGGTTTCATAACAGGTTTGTTTTTAGTGGGCTATGGGGTAGCACGTAGCTTGGTTGAGCATTTCTTTAGACAACCCGATTTAGACCACCCTATCAGTATTTATACGCCACTTACTGCGGGGTTATTATATTCAATACCCATGGTAATCATTGGTATTTACTTGATTTATCGCTCAAAGACTAAAAAACTTGCAAATTAA
- a CDS encoding SAM-dependent methyltransferase has translation MSENKQTLLEQQLKSYIKAKGPVSVRAFMEACLYDPMHGYYRQGNPLGAEGDFITAPEISQMFGEMLGIWCVTTWQAMANPVPLQIIELGPGRGTLMADMLRSLQRLHPNFEMLSIHLVERSATLKETQKKTLEGSLCPVFWYNSLSEVPEGPSIIIANEFLDCFPIRQFIKTDRAWHERVVGLDDQENFAFLIGSEVPRGAIIPSRLFDAAPGSVFEFCPDFEVVMKDVCRMAKRHPMAALFVDYGFEGPQTGETLQALKRHKSVTPFLMPGDVDLTAHVDFTALAALAVANGLKCYGPRDQGAFLSQLGIGARAEILVKNASEEQIEKLASDVVRLVAPEHMGALFKALCVTSPSLDIPAPFDQKVSSQNVTS, from the coding sequence ATGTCAGAGAACAAACAAACATTGCTCGAGCAGCAACTGAAGTCTTATATCAAAGCCAAAGGCCCTGTTTCAGTCAGGGCTTTTATGGAAGCGTGCCTCTATGACCCGATGCATGGGTACTACCGGCAAGGTAATCCGCTTGGCGCTGAGGGTGATTTTATTACTGCGCCTGAAATCAGCCAAATGTTTGGTGAGATGCTTGGGATTTGGTGCGTGACTACATGGCAGGCTATGGCCAACCCTGTTCCACTTCAAATCATTGAATTAGGACCTGGGCGGGGTACGCTTATGGCTGACATGCTGCGCTCTCTTCAACGATTACATCCTAATTTTGAAATGCTAAGTATTCACCTTGTCGAGCGCTCTGCTACTTTGAAAGAAACACAAAAGAAAACCTTAGAGGGCTCACTTTGTCCGGTATTTTGGTATAATTCTTTAAGTGAAGTGCCTGAAGGCCCTTCTATTATCATTGCGAATGAGTTTCTTGATTGTTTTCCTATTCGCCAATTTATAAAAACTGACCGTGCCTGGCATGAACGTGTTGTTGGTCTGGATGATCAAGAAAACTTCGCTTTTCTTATTGGCAGTGAAGTTCCGCGCGGCGCCATTATTCCTTCGCGTTTATTTGATGCGGCGCCGGGGTCAGTTTTTGAATTTTGTCCTGATTTTGAAGTTGTTATGAAAGATGTTTGCCGCATGGCCAAGCGGCATCCAATGGCAGCTTTGTTTGTCGATTATGGCTTTGAAGGTCCGCAAACAGGTGAAACTTTGCAGGCCCTCAAGAGACATAAATCAGTCACTCCTTTTCTTATGCCAGGAGATGTTGATTTAACGGCACATGTTGATTTCACAGCCTTAGCCGCATTAGCGGTTGCAAATGGCTTGAAATGTTATGGCCCGCGCGATCAAGGGGCGTTTCTTTCTCAATTGGGGATTGGAGCGCGCGCGGAAATTTTAGTTAAAAACGCAAGTGAAGAGCAAATAGAAAAACTTGCTAGTGATGTTGTTCGTCTCGTTGCTCCTGAACATATGGGGGCTCTCTTTAAGGCGCTCTGTGTTACCAGTCCTTCACTTGATATTCCCGCCCCATTTGACCAGAAGGTAAGCTCGCAAAATGTCACGTCGTAG
- the pgeF gene encoding peptidoglycan editing factor PgeF: MSRRRIEADALSVQGVSHGFFTKIGGVSEDVYSSLNCGFGSNDETTNVSQNRSIVTDILGLPGARINTPYQKHSSDVVITDEGWCYKDAPEADAVVTNTPNVVIGILTADCAPVLFLDNVNKVVAAAHAGWRGAVGGILENTIESMRSLGAQRRHITAVVGPCIGQDNYEVGQEFHEEFCSVDPQYDVFFKRNEETQNQHFNLSGFAVTRLEKIGIQRAISLPFCTYENTTQFFSYRRNTHKSVADYGRQMSAIVIN, translated from the coding sequence ATGTCACGTCGTAGAATAGAAGCTGATGCTCTCAGCGTTCAAGGTGTCTCGCACGGTTTTTTTACTAAAATTGGCGGTGTATCTGAAGATGTTTATTCCTCGTTAAACTGTGGGTTTGGTTCGAATGATGAGACTACGAATGTCTCGCAAAACAGATCTATTGTTACCGACATTCTAGGCCTACCTGGGGCTCGAATAAACACGCCTTATCAAAAGCATAGTTCTGACGTGGTGATTACTGATGAGGGGTGGTGTTACAAAGATGCCCCTGAGGCTGATGCTGTTGTGACCAATACGCCGAATGTTGTTATCGGTATTTTAACGGCTGATTGCGCCCCTGTATTGTTTCTTGATAATGTCAATAAAGTTGTCGCGGCTGCTCATGCTGGATGGCGCGGTGCCGTTGGTGGTATCTTAGAGAATACAATTGAGAGCATGCGCTCCTTAGGTGCACAAAGACGGCATATTACCGCTGTTGTTGGTCCTTGTATCGGGCAAGATAATTATGAAGTTGGTCAAGAATTTCATGAAGAATTTTGCTCTGTTGACCCTCAGTATGATGTTTTTTTTAAGCGTAATGAGGAAACTCAAAACCAACATTTTAATTTGAGCGGTTTTGCTGTAACCCGTTTGGAAAAAATCGGCATTCAACGGGCGATTTCACTTCCCTTTTGCACTTATGAAAACACGACTCAATTCTTCAGTTATCGCCGGAATACACATAAGAGTGTGGCAGATTATGGGCGGCAAATGTCGGCAATTGTCATAAACTAG
- a CDS encoding ribose-phosphate pyrophosphokinase, with amino-acid sequence MKLVAGNSNHLLAEAVGTYLNLPLTKCVVKRFADMEIFVEIEENVRGEDVFVLQSTSFPTNDHLMELLILIDALRRSSAKRITAVVPYYGYARQDRKPGPRTPISAKLVANMITQAGADRVLTVDLHALQIQGFFDIPTDNLFAAPTMVKDIKENFDLSKVMVVSPDVGGVVRARDLAKRINAPLAIVDKRRERAGESEVMSVIGDVEGYECIMVDDIVDSGGTLCNASDALLERGASEVSAYITHGVLSGGAVARVTSSSLKNLVITDSIQPTEAVRAAHNIRVISISTLIGEAIARTSGEKSVSSLFE; translated from the coding sequence ATGAAATTGGTTGCTGGTAATAGTAATCACCTACTAGCAGAAGCTGTTGGTACCTATTTGAACCTTCCTCTTACCAAATGCGTTGTTAAACGTTTTGCTGACATGGAAATCTTTGTTGAGATTGAAGAAAATGTACGGGGGGAGGATGTTTTTGTTTTGCAATCAACATCTTTTCCGACCAATGACCATTTAATGGAACTCCTCATTCTTATTGATGCATTGAGGCGCTCTTCAGCTAAACGGATAACGGCTGTTGTTCCGTATTATGGTTATGCAAGGCAAGATAGAAAACCTGGCCCACGTACGCCAATTTCGGCCAAGCTAGTTGCCAATATGATCACACAGGCTGGAGCAGATAGAGTGCTTACTGTTGATTTGCACGCCCTGCAAATTCAAGGCTTTTTTGATATTCCAACTGATAACCTTTTTGCAGCACCTACAATGGTGAAAGACATTAAGGAAAACTTTGATCTTAGCAAAGTTATGGTTGTTTCCCCTGACGTTGGTGGTGTTGTTCGCGCCAGAGATTTGGCCAAACGCATCAACGCACCTCTTGCTATTGTTGATAAGCGCCGTGAAAGAGCCGGCGAATCTGAGGTGATGAGTGTTATTGGTGATGTTGAAGGCTATGAGTGTATTATGGTTGATGACATTGTTGATAGTGGTGGCACATTATGTAATGCCTCTGATGCGCTCTTAGAGCGCGGTGCCAGCGAAGTGAGTGCCTATATCACTCATGGTGTGCTTTCTGGTGGGGCGGTTGCCAGAGTGACTTCGTCTTCACTAAAGAATTTGGTTATTACTGATAGTATTCAACCAACTGAAGCGGTTCGTGCGGCTCACAATATTCGTGTCATATCAATTTCAACACTCATTGGCGAAGCGATAGCCAGAACATCCGGTGAAAAGTCTGTTTCAAGTTTGTTTGAGTGA
- a CDS encoding beta-ketoacyl-[acyl-carrier-protein] synthase family protein produces MSNQQTRRVVVTGTGVVSSLGIGTDKFWSGIKNHECGIEDAKTYNTEDLQIKIAGEVKDFDPKEEGLTKQFLMADRYSQFAGIAAREAVKQSGMEMPLSPEDGMRAAAIIGSGVGGINTLEDSYRGLFELKKRATHPLTLLKTIGSSGPAHISIEYGIKGPCFGVVSACSTATHSIGLVYNMIKSGMVDFGLGGAAEASLAWGTTRAWQGMRVLSPVGLYPFSKHRNGTVLAEGAGILMLEEYEHAKERGANILAEVKGFGMTADAADMVNPDIDGTAGAMDLALKDADLSPSDIDYINAHGTATVVNDINETRSIKRVFGNSAKDTPISSTKSMHGHALGAGGGIEAVACLKAMEDNYLPATVGFDEPGDECDLDYIPNEGRSSEVNYTMSNSFAFGGLNAVLVFGPSPA; encoded by the coding sequence ATGAGTAATCAACAAACAAGGCGTGTCGTTGTAACTGGGACTGGCGTTGTATCGTCTCTTGGCATAGGTACTGACAAATTCTGGTCTGGTATCAAAAACCATGAATGCGGTATTGAAGACGCTAAAACCTACAATACAGAAGACCTGCAAATCAAAATAGCTGGCGAAGTAAAAGATTTCGATCCAAAAGAAGAGGGGCTGACAAAGCAATTCCTCATGGCCGATCGATATTCTCAATTTGCTGGCATAGCAGCACGAGAAGCTGTTAAACAATCTGGTATGGAAATGCCACTATCCCCGGAAGACGGTATGCGTGCAGCTGCCATCATCGGATCTGGTGTTGGTGGTATCAATACCCTGGAAGACAGCTATCGTGGTCTTTTTGAGCTAAAAAAACGGGCAACCCATCCGCTAACACTGCTAAAAACCATTGGTTCATCAGGTCCAGCACATATCTCAATTGAATATGGCATCAAAGGTCCTTGTTTTGGTGTTGTAAGCGCATGCTCAACCGCAACTCACTCCATCGGTCTTGTTTACAACATGATTAAATCTGGAATGGTTGATTTTGGTCTGGGCGGTGCGGCTGAAGCTTCATTAGCTTGGGGCACAACAAGAGCGTGGCAAGGTATGCGTGTTCTTAGCCCTGTCGGTCTTTATCCTTTTTCTAAACACCGCAACGGTACAGTTTTAGCTGAAGGTGCAGGCATCCTGATGCTAGAAGAATATGAGCACGCTAAAGAGCGCGGCGCGAATATTTTAGCTGAAGTCAAAGGCTTTGGCATGACAGCTGATGCAGCTGACATGGTCAACCCAGATATTGATGGAACAGCTGGCGCAATGGATTTAGCATTGAAAGATGCAGACCTCTCTCCAAGTGATATTGATTATATCAACGCACATGGCACAGCGACGGTTGTTAACGACATCAATGAAACTCGTTCAATTAAACGCGTTTTTGGCAATAGTGCGAAAGATACGCCTATTTCATCAACCAAATCCATGCATGGTCATGCATTGGGCGCTGGCGGCGGTATTGAAGCGGTTGCGTGTCTGAAAGCTATGGAAGATAATTATTTACCAGCAACAGTAGGTTTTGATGAGCCTGGCGATGAATGTGATCTTGATTACATTCCAAATGAAGGCCGCTCATCAGAAGTAAATTACACTATGTCAAATAGCTTCGCTTTTGGCGGCTTGAATGCAGTGCTTGTCTTTGGACCATCACCTGCCTAA
- a CDS encoding acyl carrier protein gives MEDVAQKIIDILKKNMKEPPETIPMETPLSELDIESLDLAVIVFDIEDTFGIEIPYNANEEVEDFKTVGSVVDKVKELVAANG, from the coding sequence ATGGAAGATGTGGCACAAAAAATTATTGATATTTTGAAAAAAAATATGAAAGAACCACCGGAAACAATTCCGATGGAAACACCATTAAGTGAACTTGATATCGAGTCACTTGACCTGGCTGTTATTGTTTTTGATATCGAAGATACATTCGGTATTGAAATTCCATACAACGCCAATGAAGAAGTTGAAGACTTTAAAACTGTGGGCTCCGTAGTTGATAAAGTTAAAGAACTCGTCGCTGCTAACGGCTAA
- a CDS encoding long-chain fatty acid--CoA ligase, producing the protein MEKKSSINNTNSEFPWQKCYPEGVDWAGEFVGKPHFHLLDQSVKAYSSLICTSFLGKDITYQEIGTRVDKLAAGLQKLGIGKGDKVGLFLPNSPTYVCFYFAILKTGATVVNYNPLYTVEELSFQVKNSETSLMVTLDLELLFDKCEALMVNNVLNRTIVASFPSLLPPVKSLLFKLFKGKDLAKISASSQADKCIFEEDLLETKASFSPVEITPETDIAVLQYTGGTTGRPKGAMLTHKNISIQTEQIMRACLTLRRGEEVTMGILPFFHVFAMTVVLNLGIGIGARLLLMPKFEMKDALKLMLKERPTLMPGVPTLFNALCNLDKAPIEELKHLRLCISGGAPLPPDLIDEFAQICPATLVEGYGLSETSPVLTCNPPTGVMKPGSIGIPLPNTIISIRSLEDPSIEMPLGEKGEICATGPQVMPGYWNAKEETDNVFVGDFFRTGDIGYIDDDGYTFIVDRLKDLIISSGYNIYPRHVEDAIYKHEAVEEVTVIGVPDDYRGEAPKAFVKLKEGRSLSADDLLDFLKDKLTKIELPEVIEFRQELPKTMVGKLSKKELRDD; encoded by the coding sequence ATGGAAAAAAAATCAAGCATCAACAACACAAATTCTGAATTTCCGTGGCAAAAATGTTACCCTGAAGGAGTGGATTGGGCTGGAGAATTTGTTGGAAAACCTCATTTTCACCTGTTAGATCAATCGGTTAAGGCCTATAGCTCTTTAATCTGCACATCATTTCTTGGGAAAGACATTACTTATCAGGAAATTGGTACAAGAGTTGATAAATTGGCCGCTGGTCTCCAGAAACTTGGGATTGGCAAGGGAGACAAGGTCGGTTTATTCCTCCCAAACAGCCCTACTTATGTGTGCTTTTATTTTGCCATCCTAAAGACAGGTGCAACAGTTGTTAACTATAATCCTCTTTATACAGTTGAGGAGCTATCTTTCCAGGTCAAAAATAGTGAAACCAGTCTTATGGTCACCCTAGATTTGGAACTGTTATTTGATAAATGCGAAGCACTTATGGTTAATAATGTATTAAACCGTACAATTGTCGCTTCTTTTCCCTCTTTATTACCTCCAGTTAAATCTCTGCTTTTTAAGCTCTTTAAAGGAAAAGATCTGGCCAAAATTTCAGCATCTTCTCAGGCTGATAAGTGTATTTTCGAAGAGGATTTACTTGAAACCAAGGCTTCCTTTTCCCCTGTTGAGATTACTCCTGAAACTGATATTGCTGTTCTTCAATATACGGGTGGTACGACGGGGCGCCCGAAAGGTGCGATGCTCACTCATAAGAATATTTCCATTCAAACAGAACAAATCATGCGGGCCTGCCTCACATTACGTAGAGGTGAAGAGGTCACGATGGGTATTTTGCCATTTTTCCATGTGTTTGCCATGACGGTGGTTCTTAATTTAGGAATTGGGATTGGTGCGCGTTTGCTCCTAATGCCTAAATTTGAAATGAAAGATGCTTTAAAGCTCATGTTGAAAGAGCGCCCTACTTTAATGCCAGGTGTGCCGACGCTCTTTAATGCTCTTTGTAATTTAGACAAAGCTCCTATTGAGGAGTTGAAACATTTAAGGCTATGTATTTCTGGTGGAGCCCCTCTTCCGCCTGATTTAATTGATGAATTTGCACAAATATGCCCGGCAACTTTGGTTGAGGGCTATGGCCTTTCTGAAACGTCTCCTGTTTTGACGTGCAATCCACCAACTGGGGTGATGAAGCCTGGCTCTATCGGTATTCCTTTGCCAAATACCATTATCTCTATTCGCTCGCTTGAAGACCCTTCCATTGAGATGCCACTTGGAGAAAAAGGTGAAATTTGCGCGACTGGCCCTCAAGTCATGCCAGGCTACTGGAATGCAAAGGAAGAAACAGACAATGTCTTTGTTGGAGACTTTTTTAGAACCGGTGACATTGGCTACATTGACGACGATGGCTACACATTCATCGTTGACCGGCTAAAAGACCTGATTATTTCTTCAGGTTACAATATTTATCCACGACATGTTGAGGATGCGATTTACAAACATGAGGCTGTTGAAGAAGTGACTGTCATTGGAGTGCCTGATGACTATAGAGGGGAAGCACCTAAAGCCTTTGTGAAATTAAAAGAAGGTCGTTCTTTATCTGCCGATGACCTTTTGGACTTTTTAAAAGACAAATTGACTAAAATTGAATTACCTGAAGTTATTGAGTTTAGACAAGAGCTTCCCAAAACGATGGTTGGTAAACTGTCAAAGAAAGAACTCAGGGATGATTAA
- a CDS encoding DUF2147 domain-containing protein, translated as MSVLVKFGHTLSSLVVSSLVFSCLVMVAGSSTAFAQDTAGKDTAEKGAAELAAIEGVWLTKQGRSHLKVTPCGESLCNEIIWLKQPLDRAGKPQTDKLNKNGKLRGRPIIGISIMLKMRRVQDNMWKGWLYDPEKGKAFQGHARLITANKLEVKGCSSILPICKTHIWKKVSGLENNKSAEK; from the coding sequence ATGAGCGTTCTTGTTAAATTTGGTCACACACTATCGTCACTAGTAGTATCATCACTAGTTTTCTCTTGTCTGGTAATGGTTGCTGGTTCTTCAACAGCTTTTGCCCAAGACACAGCTGGCAAAGACACAGCTGAAAAAGGGGCAGCAGAACTCGCTGCTATTGAAGGTGTTTGGCTGACCAAACAAGGCAGATCTCATTTAAAAGTCACACCATGCGGTGAAAGCTTGTGTAATGAGATCATTTGGCTAAAACAGCCGCTTGACCGTGCAGGAAAGCCGCAAACAGATAAACTCAATAAAAATGGAAAATTGAGAGGGCGCCCAATCATTGGCATTTCAATTATGCTTAAAATGCGCCGTGTGCAGGACAATATGTGGAAAGGTTGGCTTTACGACCCTGAAAAAGGAAAAGCCTTTCAAGGACATGCCCGCTTAATCACTGCAAACAAGCTTGAAGTTAAAGGCTGCAGTAGCATATTACCGATTTGCAAAACACATATTTGGAAAAAAGTAAGCGGTCTTGAAAATAACAAAAGTGCCGAAAAATAA
- a CDS encoding acetyl-CoA C-acetyltransferase, whose translation MANQTVRPVAILGGMRTPFCRSNTAYQDLTNLDLLGTALDGLVDQYNLSGEHIDEVVGGAVVTHAKDWNLAREAVVASKLAPSTPATTMMQACGTSLQALMGSAAKIAIGQCDSAIAMGSDTVSDAPVVFKRRFALRLVKLSRARSFKDKLKIFKGFSFGELAPQPPSTNEPRTGLSMGGHCELMAQTWQVPRSEQDELAFQSHKNAVKAYEEGYHDDLLIPCAGVFKDNNIRPDMELSKLATLKTSFEKSSRGTLTAANSTPLTDGASTVLLSSDEWAKEKGHKVQAYLVDAETSAVDFVNGDGLLMAPTVAVANLLKRNNMKLQDFDFYEIHEAFAAQVLSTLKAWESDEYCKTALGMEGVLGSIDHSKLNVKGSSLAYGHPFAATGARIVSLLAKQLSETKGKTGLISICTAGGMGVAAILKSPEDAPEVE comes from the coding sequence ATGGCAAACCAAACTGTAAGGCCAGTGGCAATCTTAGGTGGCATGAGAACTCCGTTTTGCCGCTCGAACACGGCATATCAAGACTTAACAAATTTAGACCTGTTAGGAACAGCTCTTGATGGTTTGGTTGATCAATATAACCTTAGCGGCGAACATATAGATGAAGTCGTTGGCGGTGCAGTTGTCACTCATGCAAAAGACTGGAACTTGGCAAGAGAAGCTGTGGTGGCTTCAAAACTAGCCCCTTCAACGCCAGCCACAACAATGATGCAAGCGTGTGGAACCAGCCTGCAAGCCTTAATGGGAAGTGCAGCCAAAATTGCTATCGGCCAATGTGACAGCGCAATCGCTATGGGATCAGACACAGTAAGTGATGCACCTGTTGTGTTTAAGCGCCGCTTTGCTCTAAGGTTAGTCAAATTAAGCAGAGCCAGATCCTTTAAAGACAAGTTGAAAATTTTTAAAGGCTTTTCATTCGGTGAATTGGCACCGCAACCACCAAGCACCAATGAACCTCGCACAGGCCTCTCAATGGGCGGCCACTGCGAGTTGATGGCACAAACTTGGCAAGTCCCAAGAAGTGAACAAGATGAACTTGCCTTCCAAAGCCATAAAAATGCAGTGAAAGCTTATGAAGAAGGCTACCACGATGATCTCCTCATCCCCTGCGCAGGAGTTTTTAAAGACAATAACATTCGCCCAGACATGGAATTATCAAAATTAGCAACTTTAAAAACAAGTTTTGAAAAATCTTCAAGGGGCACATTAACTGCAGCAAATTCCACACCGTTAACTGATGGCGCTTCAACAGTTCTTCTCTCATCTGATGAGTGGGCAAAAGAAAAAGGACATAAAGTTCAGGCCTACTTAGTGGATGCTGAAACCTCAGCGGTTGATTTTGTAAATGGGGACGGCTTGCTCATGGCACCAACCGTAGCGGTGGCAAACCTACTTAAACGAAACAACATGAAGCTCCAGGATTTTGATTTTTATGAAATCCACGAAGCCTTTGCAGCTCAAGTGCTATCAACCTTAAAAGCTTGGGAAAGTGATGAATATTGCAAAACCGCTCTGGGCATGGAGGGAGTGCTTGGCTCAATTGATCACAGTAAACTTAATGTGAAAGGTTCAAGCCTTGCTTATGGACACCCCTTTGCAGCAACAGGTGCTCGAATAGTTTCGCTTTTAGCAAAACAACTGAGTGAAACTAAAGGAAAAACAGGCCTTATTTCTATCTGTACAGCAGGCGGAATGGGGGTTGCCGCCATTTTAAAAAGCCCTGAAGACGCTCCGGAAGTTGAATAA